One window from the genome of Cryptococcus neoformans var. neoformans JEC21 chromosome 12 sequence encodes:
- a CDS encoding 1-acylglycerol-3-phosphate O-acyltransferase, putative — translation MGISWLLKPVALVSTVALSTLGVLSRRYQRARFYFNLTIYVSTLGLMSVWGVVVSILATAAGQRLNINYYVARSLYGLSGPLLGIKFEVEGEEHLEGLMTARDGQHQGAVLLSNHQSFLDILYIGRIFPKQAAIMAKKELKWTPLLGQFMSLSGAVFVNRKNRHDAVKALAIAGEDMKKKGVSLWIFPEGTRSSSPEPTLLPFKKGAFHLAVQAQIPIVPIVCENYHRLFDGRTRFESGVLKIRVLPPIPTTGLTVDDVTSLAESTRESMLHALREISEPGPSSSTPIPTSAEVPLAPPISRNTTQPPAGDSIQLDISESGALRQRGVHSSGVSSEWSEGKFEAQSEETTEDEMDEDVVLLKKPKENVA, via the exons ATGGGTATCTCCTGGCTCCTCAAACCCGTTGCCCTCGTATCTACCGTCGCACTTTCAACGCTTGGTGTCTTATCAAGGCGCTATCAACGTGCGCGATTCTACTTCAATCTTACCATCTATGTCTCCACTTTAGGTCTCATGAGTGTCTGGGGGGTAGTAGTTAGTATTTTGGCAACTGCTGCTGGTCAG AGATTAAACATCAACTACTATGTGGCTAGATCACTCTATGGACTCAGTGGTCCTCTGCTTGGGATCAAATTtgaggttgaaggagaggagcaTCTTGAGGGGCTTATGACGGCTAGGGATGGGCAACACCAGGGAGCTGTGCTTCTGAGTAACCACCAGAG TTTCTTGGACATTCTTTATATCGGAAGGATCTTCCCTAAGCAGGCCGCCATTATGGCGAAGAAAGAGCTCAAGTGgactcctcttcttggtcAATTCA TGTCTCTCTCTGGAGCTGTATTTGTCAACAGAAAAAATAGACATGATGCAGTTAAGGCCCTTGCAATTGCTGGCGAggacatgaagaagaagggc GTCTCTCTTTGGATCTTCCCCGAGGGAACACGTTCGTCTTCTCCTGAACctaccctccttcctttcaaAAAGGGTGCTTTCCACCTTGCGGTCCAAGCTCAGATTCCTATTGTCCCTATCGTGTGTGAAAACTATCACAGACTCTTCGACGGACGCACAAGGTTTGAGTCCGGTGTTCTCAAGATTCGAG TGCTCCCCCCAATTCCTACAACCGGTCTGACTGTTGACGACGTTACTTCTCTTGCCGAGTCCACTCGCGAAAGTATGCTTCACGCTCTCCGAGAAATATCTGAACCAGGgccttcatcctctacCCCCATCCCTACCTCTGCTGAAGTCCCTCTTGCACCCCCCATATCTAGAAATACCACTCAGCCTCCCGCCGGTGACTCCATACAACTTGACATCTCTGAAAGTGGCGCCCTCCGCCAGCGTGGTGTTCACTCTAGTGGTGTTTCAAGTGAGTGGTCTGAGGGAAAGTTCGAGGCGCAAAGTGAGGAGACAacagaggatgagatggacgaGGACGTGGttttgttgaagaagccgaagGAGAATGTGGCGTAA